A genomic window from Pantoea alhagi includes:
- a CDS encoding ABC transporter ATP-binding protein produces MINLQNLSVAHRQGYDLRTVVHEVSLTVNAGECFGLVGPSGCGKSSLLWVMAGLNPHWQGEMQLAGHQALPGKTFTGDLRREVQMVFQDPYASLHPRHRLRRTLAEPLKLLKQDNINDRINAGFRHVGLDPALADRYPHQLSGGQRQRVAIVRALLLKPKVLLLDEPTSALDMSVQAEILNLLNQLKQQDGLTMVLVSHDPDVIDHMCDRAVQMAEGRIIATRA; encoded by the coding sequence ATGATTAATTTGCAGAACCTTAGCGTGGCACACCGCCAGGGCTACGATTTACGCACCGTGGTGCATGAGGTTTCTCTGACGGTAAACGCCGGTGAATGCTTTGGGCTGGTCGGGCCTTCCGGCTGCGGCAAGTCGTCGCTGCTGTGGGTCATGGCGGGCCTGAATCCGCACTGGCAGGGAGAGATGCAGCTGGCCGGACATCAGGCGTTGCCGGGTAAAACCTTTACCGGCGACCTGCGTCGTGAGGTGCAGATGGTTTTTCAGGATCCGTATGCCTCGCTGCATCCGCGCCATCGGCTGCGCCGCACCCTGGCCGAGCCGTTAAAACTGCTGAAGCAGGATAATATTAACGATCGCATTAATGCAGGCTTTCGCCACGTTGGGCTGGATCCGGCGCTGGCCGATCGCTACCCGCATCAGCTTTCCGGCGGTCAGCGTCAGCGTGTGGCGATTGTGCGTGCGCTGCTGTTAAAGCCGAAAGTGCTACTGCTGGATGAGCCGACCTCCGCGCTGGATATGTCGGTACAGGCGGAAATCCTCAATCTGCTTAATCAGCTAAAGCAGCAGGACGGCTTGACCATGGTGCTGGTGAGCCACGATCCGGATGTCATCGATCATATGTGCGATCGCGCGGTACAGATGGCGGAAGGCCGTATTATTGCTACCCGCGCCTGA
- a CDS encoding ABC transporter permease, which produces MTQHLSDAEIVTPAPRRRRLTTLAVGATLVAILVLTALLAPLLAPFDPNAQTISARLLPPSAAHWFGTDGFGRDLLSRVIYGARPTLLLVSLILVLTIPFGLLIGIVAGYLGGWTERVLMRITDIFLSLPNLVIALALVSILGPGLLNGALALALTSWPPFARQARAETLALRRSDYLAAARMQGITGLRLMFGHILPLCLPSAVVRAALSLGGIILSAAGLGFLGMGVQPPTAEWGSMVAEGSKVIFDQWWVAAAPGGAILFASLAFNLTGDGLRDRLDTRHGN; this is translated from the coding sequence ATGACACAACATTTATCCGACGCGGAAATCGTCACGCCGGCACCGCGCCGCCGTCGGTTGACGACGCTGGCAGTTGGCGCCACGCTGGTGGCCATTCTGGTACTGACCGCGCTGCTGGCTCCGCTGCTGGCGCCTTTCGATCCCAATGCGCAAACTATCTCTGCCCGTTTGCTGCCCCCTTCTGCCGCTCACTGGTTTGGCACCGACGGCTTTGGTCGCGATCTGCTGTCGCGCGTGATTTATGGCGCACGCCCAACGCTGCTGCTGGTGTCGCTGATTTTAGTGCTGACCATTCCGTTCGGGCTGCTGATCGGCATTGTCGCAGGCTACCTCGGCGGCTGGACCGAGCGCGTGCTGATGCGGATCACTGATATTTTCCTGTCGCTACCTAATCTGGTGATTGCGCTGGCGCTGGTTTCCATCCTCGGTCCCGGCCTGCTTAATGGCGCACTGGCGCTGGCATTAACCAGCTGGCCACCCTTTGCGCGTCAGGCGCGTGCGGAAACGCTGGCGCTGCGCCGCAGTGATTATCTGGCTGCCGCGCGTATGCAGGGCATAACCGGACTGCGCCTGATGTTTGGGCATATTCTGCCGCTCTGTCTGCCCAGCGCCGTGGTGCGCGCCGCGCTCAGCCTCGGCGGGATTATTCTTTCCGCCGCCGGTCTTGGATTTCTTGGCATGGGCGTACAGCCGCCTACCGCTGAATGGGGCTCAATGGTCGCGGAAGGCAGTAAAGTGATTTTCGATCAGTGGTGGGTGGCGGCTGCGCCGGGCGGCGCCATCTTATTCGCCAGCCTTGCTTTTAACCTGACAGGCGACGGCCTGCGTGACCGACTGGATACCCGCCATGGCAACTGA
- a CDS encoding ABC transporter substrate-binding protein, which yields MKIFAPAVLTLALSTSFAANAATPPDTLVIAQSIDDASSFDPAEGFELTSVQAFTNLYQRLLQSDPQNPNELKPTLASRWEAGKDNRSLIVTLRDGATFASGNPVRPEDVMFSLARVVKLNLDPSFILTQLGWTKENVDSQLKKIDDRHVQISWQANVSPTYVLSLLAAPVSSIVDAKTVLANQKNNDLGNKWLATHSAGSGPFQIRRFVPHEVVLLTANPRSPGDAPKLKNILIKNVPEAATRRLLLEQGDADIARNLGVDQISALKGKPGVKPLAIPMASLYYMQFNIDAQPALKNPALWQAARYLFDYQGIANDLLKGQFQVHQSFLPEGFPGALNETPYQYDPEKARAILAKAGLNNVSFKLVVSNQPPYLDIAQALQASFAKGGIKIELIPGLSTEVATNVKAHKYEATLNAWGADYFDPNTNASAFAYNPEDGSKTLAWRSNWHIPELSKQTLAATAESDPAKRVALYQAMQREVMKNSPYVVGLQARNLIAVRDNLKGYVQGINPDMVYYSQVSK from the coding sequence ATGAAAATTTTTGCTCCCGCAGTTCTGACGCTGGCCCTGAGCACCAGCTTTGCTGCCAACGCAGCAACGCCTCCCGATACGCTGGTGATCGCCCAGTCAATTGATGATGCCAGCAGCTTCGATCCGGCTGAAGGATTTGAGCTCACCTCCGTGCAGGCTTTTACCAACCTTTATCAACGCCTGTTACAGTCCGATCCGCAGAATCCTAACGAGCTGAAGCCAACCCTGGCCAGCCGCTGGGAAGCGGGCAAAGATAACCGTAGCCTGATCGTTACGCTGCGCGACGGCGCTACCTTTGCCTCTGGTAATCCGGTGCGTCCGGAAGATGTGATGTTCTCCCTTGCGCGCGTGGTTAAGCTGAACCTTGATCCCTCCTTTATTCTTACTCAGCTCGGCTGGACCAAAGAGAATGTGGATAGCCAGCTGAAGAAAATCGACGATCGCCACGTGCAGATTAGCTGGCAGGCCAACGTCAGCCCAACCTATGTGCTGAGCCTGCTGGCCGCGCCGGTCTCCTCGATTGTGGATGCCAAAACCGTGCTGGCTAACCAGAAAAATAACGATCTGGGCAACAAATGGCTGGCTACCCATTCCGCCGGCAGCGGCCCCTTCCAGATCCGTCGCTTTGTGCCGCATGAAGTGGTGCTGTTAACCGCCAATCCCCGTTCGCCGGGCGATGCGCCAAAGCTGAAAAATATTCTGATCAAAAACGTCCCGGAAGCAGCGACCCGCCGCCTGCTGCTGGAACAGGGCGATGCAGATATTGCCCGTAATCTTGGCGTGGACCAGATCTCCGCGCTGAAAGGCAAACCGGGCGTCAAACCGCTGGCAATCCCGATGGCCTCGCTTTACTACATGCAGTTCAATATCGACGCGCAGCCCGCGCTGAAAAATCCCGCGTTGTGGCAGGCTGCACGCTACCTGTTTGACTATCAGGGTATCGCCAACGATCTGCTGAAAGGCCAGTTCCAGGTGCATCAATCCTTCCTGCCGGAAGGCTTCCCGGGCGCGTTGAACGAGACGCCCTATCAGTACGATCCGGAAAAAGCCAGGGCGATTTTAGCCAAAGCGGGACTGAACAATGTCAGCTTTAAACTGGTGGTCAGTAACCAGCCGCCCTATCTGGATATCGCCCAGGCACTGCAGGCCAGCTTTGCAAAAGGCGGCATTAAGATAGAGCTGATCCCCGGCCTGAGCACCGAAGTCGCGACCAACGTGAAAGCGCATAAATATGAAGCCACGTTAAACGCCTGGGGAGCGGACTATTTCGATCCGAATACCAACGCCTCCGCCTTCGCCTATAACCCGGAAGATGGCAGCAAAACCCTCGCCTGGCGCTCTAACTGGCATATTCCTGAGCTGAGTAAGCAAACGCTGGCCGCCACCGCAGAAAGCGATCCGGCGAAGCGCGTTGCGCTTTATCAGGCGATGCAGCGCGAAGTGATGAAAAACTCTCCTTATGTGGTCGGCCTGCAGGCACGTAACCTGATCGCCGTTCGCGATAATCTGAAAGGCTACGTTCAGGGCATCAACCCCGATATGGTTTACTACAGCCAGGTCAGTAAGTAA
- a CDS encoding ABC transporter ATP-binding protein: MATEPLIIADNLTIHSHVTPLVRQVSFTLGRERVALVGESGSGKSLTARSLMGLLAPGLHLQARQLQVAGRDALTLNEKRWSQLRGSELAMVMQDPKYALNPTRTIGWQVEEPLRLHHRLSRAERREKVTGMLAAVGLPQPVQLMTRYPHQLSGGMGQRVMLAIALIADPQFLIADEPTSALDHAMRDQVLALIRRLVEERNMGLLLISHDLQQVSEHCERVMVMYKGQLLDNLPAAELPRATHPYTRTLWSCRPSKATHGQLLPVLDRSMLEREPEHD; encoded by the coding sequence ATGGCAACTGAACCTTTGATCATCGCCGATAACCTGACGATTCACAGCCATGTCACACCGCTGGTACGGCAGGTAAGTTTTACCCTGGGCCGCGAGCGCGTAGCGCTGGTTGGCGAATCCGGTTCGGGGAAATCGCTGACGGCACGCTCCCTGATGGGGCTGCTGGCCCCGGGTCTGCATTTGCAGGCGCGTCAGCTGCAGGTTGCCGGGCGCGATGCGCTGACGCTGAATGAAAAACGCTGGAGCCAGCTGCGCGGCAGCGAACTGGCGATGGTGATGCAGGACCCTAAATATGCCCTAAACCCCACGCGTACCATCGGCTGGCAGGTAGAGGAGCCGCTGAGACTGCACCATCGTCTGAGCCGCGCCGAGCGTCGGGAAAAGGTTACCGGGATGCTGGCTGCGGTCGGATTGCCGCAGCCGGTTCAGCTGATGACACGCTATCCGCATCAGCTTTCGGGCGGCATGGGGCAGCGCGTGATGCTGGCGATCGCGCTGATCGCCGATCCGCAGTTTTTGATCGCTGATGAGCCTACCTCCGCGCTCGACCATGCGATGCGCGATCAGGTGCTGGCGCTGATCCGCCGACTGGTTGAAGAACGCAACATGGGATTGTTGTTGATCAGCCACGATCTGCAGCAGGTTTCTGAACATTGTGAACGGGTCATGGTGATGTATAAAGGTCAGCTGCTTGATAATCTGCCCGCCGCCGAGCTGCCGCGCGCTACCCATCCTTATACGCGCACGCTGTGGTCATGCCGCCCCAGCAAAGCTACGCATGGTCAACTGCTGCCGGTGCTGGATCGCAGCATGCTGGAGAGGGAGCCTGAGCATGATTAA
- a CDS encoding GNAT family N-acetyltransferase — MQQKSTEVIEATTDLLAALQSLDYGFTVTQELEAVFDRPVRDGLYSVTPREKNYFNDPQQFSPLVNSRDGALYVARVGGQPAGYLAVSRNWNGLALVEDIAVDGAFRRCGCGCGCALLQRAIRWAREQQLAGVTLETQNTNVAACLLYEKMGFELGGIDRQLYRALHAHPAETALYWYLWFH; from the coding sequence ATGCAGCAAAAAAGTACAGAGGTGATTGAGGCCACCACCGATTTGCTGGCGGCGCTACAGTCGCTGGACTACGGTTTTACCGTTACCCAGGAGCTGGAAGCCGTTTTCGATCGTCCGGTGCGTGATGGTCTCTATTCCGTTACGCCGCGGGAGAAAAATTATTTTAACGATCCGCAGCAGTTTAGCCCGTTAGTTAATAGCCGCGATGGCGCGCTATATGTGGCGCGGGTAGGAGGGCAGCCAGCAGGTTATCTGGCGGTAAGCCGCAACTGGAATGGCCTGGCGCTGGTGGAAGATATCGCCGTTGACGGCGCTTTCCGACGCTGCGGCTGCGGCTGCGGCTGCGCACTGTTACAGCGTGCCATCCGCTGGGCACGTGAGCAACAGCTGGCTGGCGTGACGCTGGAAACGCAGAATACCAACGTGGCCGCCTGCCTGCTGTATGAAAAAATGGGGTTTGAGCTGGGCGGCATTGATCGCCAGCTTTATCGGGCGCTGCATGCGCATCCGGCGGAAACCGCGCTCTACTGGTATCTGTGGTTTCATTAA
- a CDS encoding CPBP family intramembrane glutamic endopeptidase gives MKSQYDRVFLTLFYLGSFALYYLITLAITWFPNYSELQQKGLLVPVLCLFEFAVLWPLYRFYQTRRSDIPLGRLQPKTMLLFMLLLLGLMVAQTQFLQPERWLEDQAQQTPFSLGILLFSAVLLAPIFEEILFRGFLLQAFLLWAPHSRFACILLTSLLFAVMHTQYIHWQTLAVLTLFSVLLCYARLRGNGLLLPVLLHMLNNLIALLPSIWFVQHS, from the coding sequence ATGAAAAGCCAATACGACAGAGTCTTTCTGACGCTGTTTTACCTCGGCAGTTTTGCTCTTTATTACCTGATTACGCTGGCGATCACCTGGTTCCCCAATTACAGCGAGCTACAACAAAAAGGGCTGCTGGTGCCGGTTCTCTGTCTTTTTGAGTTTGCCGTGCTGTGGCCGCTGTATCGTTTTTATCAAACGCGCCGTAGTGATATTCCTCTGGGACGGCTGCAGCCGAAAACCATGCTGCTGTTTATGCTGCTGCTGCTGGGGCTGATGGTCGCGCAAACGCAGTTTTTACAACCGGAGCGCTGGCTGGAAGATCAGGCGCAGCAGACGCCGTTTTCGCTCGGCATCCTGCTGTTTTCGGCCGTACTGCTGGCACCGATTTTTGAAGAGATTCTGTTTCGCGGCTTTCTGCTGCAGGCATTTCTGCTGTGGGCGCCGCATAGCCGCTTTGCCTGCATTCTGCTGACATCGCTGCTGTTTGCCGTAATGCACACGCAATATATCCACTGGCAAACCCTGGCGGTGCTGACGCTGTTTTCTGTGCTGCTTTGCTATGCACGCCTGCGCGGCAACGGCTTGCTGCTGCCGGTACTGCTGCATATGCTTAATAATCTGATTGCCCTGCTGCCGTCCATCTGGTTTGTGCAGCACTCCTGA
- a CDS encoding EAL domain-containing protein — MNLPSLLSFNFRTEETPATLFTRRTLLVLGCMFATVFLTTAVFIIAIAMRQNTTALAQEKFLLRNAWQDRQQSILTDIRDYAFWGEAWIHLHLQVDKEWAFTQQNFGPGLYKEYHYEGIFVVDGSGRTRYAVIDGQLSDMSIESWLGKQGTVIVQQARSFTSEDNALVKNARIKGWPAIVAAAPITHGKVPGLGTIPGPPSVMIFVDRYTPNKLLALGHGIGIKNMHAPVGKQTVATGLMLTIEQSEPLLLAWDSSKPGHHLLMVTVPLLALTMLMLGIISRRVIHHAMDNARLSDWRFEQLRQSKHELSHSEARFRDVAEASSDWIWETDSRGVLTYLSSRFTAVTGYEIAIQLGKPIDSLLGSCSQPVSEWIQRQNNGNDRRTLRCHYHSAQGEERICSLVAKPIEVQGIKVGFRGTVSDITLEVEAQARIQYLSQHDTLTGLPNRHRMNEFLNGKLQAQPTVAQPLVMLSLDLDHFKPINDLYGHAAGDQVLNEVSQRLRLCLGEEDLLSRQGGDEFILLLSGLTSHEEIEARCRCLMDEIRKPFNVAGQMVNVGASIGIACAPQDALQPEELLRMADIALYQSKNLGRNRWVFYSPEMSEQLVRRREMERALGQAVVRDELRLFYQPRYSLHSGIMDGAEALLRWQPSPPALVMPDSFIPLAEETGLIIQISDWVLQRACRDALNWPKPFYVSVNISPVEFCRDDLAERVATVLRVTGLPAERLELEITENVTLEKPDKVLRIMQRLKALGVRLTVDDFGSGYASLGYLKTFPFDGLKMDRSYMRDFPHSQQAHSIVNGIIGLGKAFSLVITAEGIENAEQFAELQAIACDEGQGYYLGRPMPAADFIHMLETVGQKQISETGQPG, encoded by the coding sequence ATGAATCTACCTTCTTTATTATCTTTTAACTTTCGCACTGAGGAAACGCCCGCGACGCTTTTTACGCGTCGAACGCTGTTGGTACTGGGCTGCATGTTTGCCACCGTGTTCCTGACTACCGCAGTGTTCATTATCGCTATTGCGATGCGGCAAAATACCACCGCGCTGGCGCAGGAGAAGTTTTTGCTGCGCAATGCCTGGCAGGATCGCCAGCAGTCTATTTTGACCGATATCCGTGATTACGCATTCTGGGGCGAGGCCTGGATTCATCTGCATCTACAGGTAGATAAAGAGTGGGCCTTTACGCAGCAGAATTTCGGGCCGGGGTTATATAAAGAATATCACTATGAAGGAATCTTCGTTGTAGATGGCAGCGGCCGGACGCGCTATGCGGTGATTGATGGCCAGCTCTCCGATATGTCCATTGAATCATGGCTGGGCAAACAGGGCACTGTCATCGTGCAGCAAGCGCGATCTTTTACCAGCGAAGATAACGCCCTGGTCAAAAACGCACGTATTAAAGGATGGCCTGCGATTGTTGCCGCTGCGCCAATCACGCACGGTAAAGTGCCAGGGCTGGGGACGATTCCCGGGCCGCCGTCGGTGATGATTTTTGTTGACCGATATACGCCGAACAAGCTGTTGGCGCTGGGGCACGGCATTGGTATCAAAAACATGCATGCCCCTGTTGGAAAGCAAACCGTAGCGACAGGCCTGATGCTGACGATAGAGCAGAGCGAACCTTTGCTTCTTGCCTGGGATAGCAGTAAGCCCGGACACCATTTGTTAATGGTTACCGTGCCGCTGCTGGCGCTAACCATGCTGATGCTGGGTATTATTTCCCGACGGGTGATCCACCATGCGATGGATAACGCCCGGCTTTCCGACTGGCGCTTTGAGCAACTCCGTCAGAGTAAACATGAATTGAGCCACAGCGAGGCGCGCTTTCGCGATGTGGCGGAGGCCTCTTCTGACTGGATATGGGAAACTGACTCGCGGGGTGTGCTGACCTATCTCTCCTCACGTTTTACGGCAGTAACCGGCTATGAGATTGCGATACAGCTTGGCAAACCGATAGATAGCCTGCTGGGCAGCTGCAGCCAGCCGGTTTCGGAGTGGATACAGCGGCAAAATAACGGCAATGACCGGCGTACGCTGCGCTGCCATTATCATTCGGCACAGGGCGAAGAGCGTATCTGTAGTCTGGTGGCGAAGCCGATAGAAGTGCAGGGCATAAAGGTTGGCTTTCGCGGCACCGTCTCGGATATTACGCTGGAAGTTGAAGCTCAGGCGCGTATCCAGTATCTGTCGCAGCACGATACGCTGACCGGCCTGCCGAACCGCCACCGGATGAATGAATTTTTAAACGGCAAACTGCAGGCGCAGCCAACCGTCGCACAGCCGCTGGTAATGCTCAGTCTCGATCTCGATCACTTTAAGCCGATTAACGATCTGTATGGTCATGCTGCCGGCGACCAGGTGTTAAACGAAGTCTCACAGCGGCTGCGCCTCTGTCTGGGCGAGGAAGATCTGCTGTCGCGCCAGGGCGGCGATGAGTTTATTTTGCTGCTGAGCGGCCTGACCAGCCATGAAGAGATTGAAGCGCGCTGCCGTTGTTTGATGGATGAGATCCGCAAACCCTTTAATGTTGCAGGACAGATGGTGAATGTTGGCGCCTCGATCGGGATTGCGTGTGCGCCCCAGGATGCGCTACAGCCGGAGGAATTGCTCAGAATGGCTGATATTGCGCTGTACCAGTCTAAAAATCTGGGACGTAACCGCTGGGTTTTTTATTCGCCAGAAATGTCAGAGCAGCTGGTGCGGCGACGCGAGATGGAACGTGCGCTGGGCCAGGCGGTGGTGCGCGATGAGCTGCGCCTGTTTTATCAACCGCGCTATTCGCTGCACAGCGGCATAATGGACGGCGCGGAGGCGCTGCTGCGCTGGCAGCCGTCGCCGCCTGCGTTGGTTATGCCTGATAGTTTTATTCCACTGGCGGAAGAGACCGGACTGATTATTCAGATCAGCGACTGGGTGCTACAGCGCGCCTGCCGTGATGCGTTGAACTGGCCTAAACCCTTCTACGTATCGGTGAATATTTCGCCGGTTGAGTTTTGCCGTGACGATCTGGCGGAACGTGTTGCCACGGTTCTGCGGGTCACCGGGCTGCCTGCGGAGCGTCTCGAACTGGAGATCACTGAAAATGTCACGCTTGAAAAGCCGGATAAAGTGCTACGGATTATGCAGCGTCTCAAGGCGCTTGGCGTGCGGTTGACGGTCGATGACTTTGGATCGGGCTATGCCTCGTTGGGTTATCTGAAAACCTTCCCGTTTGATGGCCTGAAGATGGATCGCTCTTATATGAGAGATTTCCCGCATTCGCAGCAGGCACACTCTATCGTTAACGGCATCATTGGACTGGGCAAAGCATTTTCGCTGGTGATTACCGCTGAAGGCATAGAAAACGCGGAACAGTTTGCTGAACTGCAGGCGATCGCCTGTGATGAAGGGCAGGGATATTATCTTGGTCGACCCATGCCCGCTGCGGATTTTATACATATGCTGGAGACGGTCGGGCAGAAACAAATCAGTGAAACGGGTCAGCCGGGCTGA
- the cspA gene encoding RNA chaperone/antiterminator CspA, with protein MSAKLTGLVKWFNAEKGFGFISPADGSKDVFVHFSAIQNQGFKTLEEGQSVEFTIENGPKGPAAANVNVR; from the coding sequence ATGTCTGCAAAACTGACTGGTTTAGTAAAATGGTTCAACGCTGAGAAAGGTTTCGGCTTTATTTCTCCGGCTGACGGCAGCAAAGATGTATTCGTGCACTTCTCCGCTATCCAGAACCAGGGTTTCAAAACGCTGGAAGAAGGTCAGAGCGTTGAGTTCACCATTGAAAACGGTCCGAAAGGCCCGGCTGCTGCTAACGTAAACGTACGCTAA
- a CDS encoding biofilm development regulator YmgB/AriR family protein, with protein sequence MRTQSTSAGREITDYFNSPAWHAPKEAELLAIIMTELMQTGQPTTDKALIASVIKKLDLEKDESVLQSYRNVLAQLMSSTAEMP encoded by the coding sequence ATGCGAACACAATCCACCAGCGCTGGCCGGGAAATAACCGACTATTTTAACAGCCCGGCATGGCACGCCCCCAAAGAAGCGGAGCTGTTAGCAATCATTATGACGGAGCTGATGCAGACGGGCCAACCCACTACCGATAAAGCGCTGATTGCCAGCGTCATCAAGAAACTGGATTTGGAAAAAGATGAAAGCGTTCTGCAAAGCTATCGTAATGTGTTGGCGCAGCTGATGAGCAGCACCGCCGAAATGCCTTAG
- a CDS encoding ABC transporter permease has translation MATSTTHAGLARQFWRGGRRLVTGLLSLLVTLLGLLAFTFMLSHLSPVDPVLQVAGDHASESTYQQVRHDLGLDKPLPVQFWRYLSHLAHGELGVSNITSQPVASDLARTFPATLELATCAMIFGAVFGITLALLAAWKPGSLLDNLARLISLLGYSVPVFWLGLLGLLLFYAVLHWSAGPGRLDDIWIYTLEPKTGFVLIDSWLSGDREMFRNAIAHLWLPVVVLGMLSMAGITRLLRAALLEENSKEYVTLARAKGASRGRILLCHIFPNVRGTLITVLGLSYATLLEGSVLTETVFAWPGVGRYLTTALFASDMPAILGATLLIGSCFVLLNALVDALTWLTDPRTR, from the coding sequence ATGGCAACCAGCACAACGCATGCCGGGCTTGCCCGGCAATTCTGGCGCGGTGGCCGTCGTCTCGTCACTGGCCTGCTCTCCTTGCTGGTCACGCTGCTGGGCCTGCTGGCTTTCACCTTTATGCTCTCCCATTTGTCGCCGGTCGATCCGGTGTTACAGGTAGCAGGCGATCACGCCAGCGAATCCACTTATCAGCAGGTGCGTCACGATTTAGGGCTGGATAAGCCGCTGCCGGTGCAGTTCTGGCGTTATCTGAGCCATCTGGCGCACGGCGAACTGGGCGTATCCAATATCACCAGCCAGCCGGTCGCCAGCGATCTGGCGCGCACCTTTCCGGCCACGTTAGAGCTGGCCACCTGCGCCATGATTTTCGGCGCGGTATTCGGTATTACGCTGGCGTTGCTGGCGGCCTGGAAGCCAGGCAGCCTGCTGGATAATCTGGCGCGTCTGATTTCGCTGCTGGGCTATTCGGTGCCGGTTTTCTGGCTGGGGCTGCTGGGGCTGCTGCTCTTTTATGCGGTGCTGCACTGGTCTGCCGGGCCGGGACGACTGGATGACATCTGGATCTACACGCTGGAGCCAAAAACCGGCTTTGTACTGATTGACAGCTGGCTGTCGGGCGACAGAGAGATGTTCCGCAACGCCATTGCACATTTATGGCTGCCGGTGGTGGTGCTGGGGATGCTGTCGATGGCGGGCATTACCCGCCTGCTGCGCGCCGCCCTGCTGGAAGAAAACAGCAAAGAGTATGTCACGCTGGCACGGGCGAAAGGTGCCAGTCGCGGGCGTATTCTGCTGTGCCATATCTTCCCTAACGTACGCGGCACGCTGATTACCGTGCTGGGGCTCTCCTACGCCACGCTACTGGAAGGCTCGGTATTAACGGAAACGGTTTTTGCCTGGCCCGGCGTGGGCCGCTATCTGACCACCGCGCTGTTTGCCTCCGACATGCCCGCCATTCTTGGCGCAACGCTGCTGATTGGCAGCTGCTTTGTGCTGCTTAATGCGCTGGTTGATGCGCTGACCTGGTTAACCGATCCGAGAACCCGATGA
- a CDS encoding I78 family peptidase inhibitor, translating to MKFYGKLALITALVTLAACQHGQKNSDSAAVTDPDADRCGASAYQNYVGQPLSALSKLQFEHPVRAIPYNSAVTMDFNLNRLNFLGDKDNVITRVYCG from the coding sequence GTGAAATTTTATGGAAAGCTTGCGCTAATTACGGCGCTGGTTACGCTGGCGGCCTGTCAGCATGGGCAAAAAAATAGCGATAGCGCGGCGGTGACCGATCCTGATGCCGATCGCTGCGGCGCATCCGCCTATCAGAATTATGTTGGGCAGCCCTTATCGGCGCTGAGCAAGTTGCAGTTTGAGCATCCGGTACGGGCGATCCCTTATAATTCAGCCGTAACGATGGATTTCAATCTTAACCGGTTAAATTTCCTCGGCGATAAAGATAACGTTATTACCCGCGTCTATTGCGGCTAA